In Acidobacteriota bacterium, one genomic interval encodes:
- a CDS encoding oligopeptide transporter, OPT family: MAKTRPSTNDPPPPPDVPEGKAFAPFIPPAEHGVAEFTLKAILLGAFFGIVFGAVTVYLALRAGLTVSASIPIAVLAIAVFKRFGKSTILENNIVQTIGSAGESIAAGVVFTIPAFLFIASGGAQEYFNILQIVTLASVGGIIGVLMMVPMRRALIVKEHGQLPYPEGTACAEVLIAGERGGQMARTVFAGFWTAMAYAFANKLFALWREVPRLIGTGPTHAWKNATLTSEITPEYLGVGYIIGPRIAGIMVSGSVLSWLALTPLLSMLVPEETIKADLMKLGFTQAWIDGNSQANWIYRAYVRYIGAGAVAMAGVLTLARTMPTIYASIRDSVRELSGGIGGGGPLRTERDIPITYVALGSVAMAVLIPIVQQMPVGFPWALLVSLLIVVFGFFFVAVSSRIVGLIGSSSNPISGMTIATLLGTCLIFVLAGWADDPARQAAAQAAALSVGAIVCIAAANAGATSQDLKTGYIVGATPLYQQIGLVIGVLVSVSVIGFTLMGMHNSAWGPIGSDRLPAPQGTLMATIIQGVLSRDLPWGFIFVGASLATMVQLCGVSGLAWSVGAYLPISTTFPIFVGGAMRWLSDRIRGRAEESEVSSGMLFATGLVAGGSIAGLLIVLIVQFSPVNLAAVGESFQERLGDPATTLIALGAFTWLCAQLVRRALRKVDA, translated from the coding sequence ATGGCCAAGACGCGACCCTCGACCAACGACCCGCCTCCACCGCCCGACGTGCCAGAAGGCAAAGCCTTCGCGCCGTTCATCCCGCCTGCCGAGCACGGCGTCGCCGAGTTCACCCTCAAGGCGATTCTGCTCGGCGCCTTCTTCGGGATCGTCTTCGGTGCCGTCACCGTCTACCTCGCCCTCAGGGCCGGCCTCACCGTCTCCGCCTCCATCCCCATCGCCGTGCTCGCCATCGCGGTCTTCAAGCGCTTCGGCAAGTCCACGATTCTCGAGAACAACATCGTCCAGACCATCGGGTCGGCGGGTGAGTCGATCGCGGCCGGCGTCGTGTTCACGATCCCCGCGTTCCTGTTCATCGCGAGCGGCGGTGCCCAGGAGTACTTCAACATCCTCCAGATCGTGACGCTCGCCTCGGTCGGCGGCATCATCGGGGTGCTGATGATGGTGCCCATGCGCCGGGCGCTCATCGTCAAGGAGCACGGCCAGCTCCCCTACCCGGAAGGCACGGCCTGTGCCGAGGTCCTCATCGCCGGCGAACGCGGCGGCCAGATGGCCAGGACGGTCTTCGCCGGCTTCTGGACGGCGATGGCCTACGCGTTCGCCAACAAACTCTTCGCGCTCTGGCGGGAGGTGCCGCGCCTCATCGGCACGGGGCCGACGCACGCCTGGAAGAACGCGACGCTGACGAGCGAGATCACGCCCGAGTACCTCGGGGTCGGCTACATCATCGGCCCGCGCATCGCGGGCATCATGGTGTCGGGCAGCGTGCTGTCCTGGCTGGCCCTCACGCCGTTGCTGTCGATGCTCGTGCCCGAGGAGACCATCAAGGCCGACCTGATGAAGCTCGGATTCACCCAGGCGTGGATCGACGGCAACTCACAGGCGAACTGGATCTATCGGGCCTACGTGCGGTATATCGGCGCAGGCGCGGTGGCGATGGCCGGGGTGCTGACGCTGGCGCGGACCATGCCGACCATCTACGCCTCGATTCGCGACTCGGTGCGCGAACTGAGCGGCGGCATCGGCGGCGGCGGGCCGCTCCGGACCGAGCGCGACATCCCCATCACCTACGTGGCCCTGGGCTCGGTGGCGATGGCCGTGCTCATCCCCATCGTGCAGCAGATGCCCGTCGGGTTCCCCTGGGCGCTGCTCGTCAGCCTGCTGATCGTCGTCTTCGGGTTCTTCTTCGTGGCGGTGTCGTCCCGGATCGTGGGCCTCATCGGGTCGTCGTCGAACCCGATCTCGGGGATGACGATTGCGACCCTGCTCGGCACGTGCCTGATCTTCGTGCTGGCCGGCTGGGCCGACGACCCGGCGCGGCAGGCGGCCGCCCAGGCGGCCGCGCTGTCGGTGGGCGCGATTGTCTGCATCGCGGCGGCCAACGCCGGCGCCACGTCCCAGGATCTCAAGACCGGGTACATCGTCGGCGCGACACCCCTCTACCAGCAGATCGGCCTGGTGATCGGCGTGCTCGTCTCGGTGAGCGTCATCGGGTTCACCCTGATGGGCATGCACAACTCGGCGTGGGGCCCCATCGGGTCGGACCGGCTCCCGGCCCCACAGGGCACGCTGATGGCCACGATCATCCAGGGTGTGCTCTCGCGCGACCTGCCCTGGGGCTTCATCTTCGTGGGCGCCTCGCTCGCCACGATGGTGCAGCTCTGTGGCGTCAGCGGCCTCGCCTGGTCGGTCGGGGCCTACCTGCCCATTTCGACGACCTTCCCCATTTTCGTCGGCGGCGCCATGCGCTGGCTCTCCGACCGCATCCGCGGTCGCGCCGAGGAGAGCGAGGTGTCGTCGGGTATGCTGTTTGCGACGGGTCTCGTCGCCGGAGGGTCGATTGCGGGCCTCCTCATCGTGCTGATCGTGCAGTTTTCGCCCGTCAACCTCGCCGCCGTCGGCGAGTCGTTCCAGGAGCGCCTCGGCGACCCGGCGACCACGTTGATCGCCCTTGGTGCGTTCACCTGGCTGTGCGCCCAGCTCGTCCGGCGCGCCCTGCGAAAGGTCGACGCGTGA
- a CDS encoding redox-sensing transcriptional repressor Rex: MYLRCLDALDAAGVGTISSKALAEQFHLNAAQIRKDLACFGEFGVRGVGYYVGDLRRHLTQILGLDRGVRVIIMGAGNLGLALADYPGFRNEGFEIVALFDTSDAKVGQTSRGGVPIHHVRDLRGTVERERVGIAVVAVPAVATQEVVDQLAAAGVRAVLNFSPGTVRVPAGMKLKPVDFTVSLESLSFYLAQHAHAQDG, encoded by the coding sequence GTGTACCTGCGCTGCCTCGACGCCCTCGATGCGGCGGGCGTCGGCACGATCTCGTCGAAGGCGCTCGCTGAGCAGTTCCACCTGAACGCCGCACAGATCCGGAAGGACCTCGCCTGCTTCGGCGAGTTCGGCGTGCGGGGGGTCGGGTACTACGTCGGCGATCTGCGGCGGCACCTGACGCAGATCCTCGGCCTCGATCGCGGCGTGCGGGTCATCATCATGGGAGCGGGCAACCTCGGCCTGGCCCTGGCCGACTACCCGGGGTTCAGGAACGAGGGGTTCGAGATCGTCGCCCTGTTCGACACGTCCGACGCGAAGGTGGGCCAGACCTCGCGCGGCGGCGTGCCGATCCACCACGTGCGAGACCTCAGGGGGACCGTCGAACGCGAGCGCGTCGGCATCGCCGTCGTGGCCGTCCCCGCCGTCGCCACGCAGGAGGTCGTCGACCAGCTGGCGGCGGCGGGCGTCAGAGCCGTGCTCAACTTCTCGCCGGGCACCGTCCGGGTGCCGGCGGGCATGAAGCTCAAGCCCGTCGATTTCACCGTTTCGCTCGAGAGCCTCTCGTTCTATCTCGCGCAGCACGCCCATGCCCAAGACGGTTGA
- the moaC gene encoding cyclic pyranopterin monophosphate synthase MoaC: MPKTVDSPATLTHVDRSGAPRMVDVAAKEPTAREATARAFVTVSALARRLVRAGATKKGDPLHVARTAGIMAAKRTADLIPLCHPLPLTGVDLDIHPRRRGYEIRATVRTTAATGVEMEALTAVTVAALTVYDMLKAVDRDMVVDGVCLLEKKGGRSGHYRRGGR; this comes from the coding sequence ATGCCCAAGACGGTTGATTCGCCTGCCACGCTGACGCACGTCGACCGATCGGGCGCCCCCCGCATGGTTGACGTCGCCGCGAAGGAACCTACCGCACGGGAAGCCACCGCCCGTGCGTTCGTGACGGTCTCGGCCCTGGCCCGCCGGCTCGTGCGGGCCGGCGCCACGAAGAAGGGCGATCCTCTGCACGTCGCCCGCACGGCCGGCATCATGGCGGCCAAGCGCACCGCCGACCTGATCCCTCTCTGTCACCCGCTGCCCTTGACGGGCGTCGACCTCGACATCCATCCTCGCCGGCGCGGCTACGAGATTCGGGCCACGGTACGGACGACGGCGGCCACGGGCGTCGAGATGGAGGCGCTGACCGCGGTCACCGTCGCGGCGCTGACCGTCTACGACATGCTCAAGGCGGTCGACCGGGACATGGTCGTCGACGGGGTCTGCCTGCTCGAGAAGAAGGGGGGGCGGTCGGGACACTACCGGCGCGGAGGGCGGTAA
- the lepB gene encoding signal peptidase I → MSSLPADDAPPATVAVPAEPAAGLTPLPAAGGGAVLPAAVRPSRAPRARITLARVGEEVVAWVKTLASAAVYATLIVTFGFQVARVEGQSMAPTLADQDRLIVNKLAYRLGEPRRSDIVMLYYPLNPDKSFVKRVIGEEGDTVRIVDGRVFVNEVPLADEYVPSEFRSHDDWGPQVIPEGYYFVMGDHRNNSSDSRHWGLVPKRYIIGKVQVRWWPLPNARMFE, encoded by the coding sequence GTGTCGAGCCTGCCCGCCGACGACGCCCCCCCGGCGACAGTGGCCGTGCCGGCCGAGCCGGCGGCGGGGCTGACGCCGCTGCCGGCGGCCGGGGGCGGCGCCGTGCTGCCGGCCGCGGTGCGCCCGTCACGGGCGCCACGAGCGCGCATCACCCTGGCGCGCGTCGGCGAAGAGGTTGTCGCCTGGGTCAAGACGCTGGCGTCGGCAGCCGTGTACGCCACCCTCATCGTGACGTTCGGCTTTCAGGTCGCGCGCGTCGAGGGCCAGAGCATGGCCCCCACACTGGCCGATCAGGACCGGCTGATCGTCAACAAGCTCGCCTACCGGCTCGGCGAGCCGCGACGCAGCGACATCGTGATGCTCTACTACCCGCTCAATCCCGACAAGTCGTTCGTCAAGCGGGTGATTGGCGAGGAGGGCGACACGGTCCGGATCGTCGACGGCCGTGTCTTCGTCAACGAGGTCCCGCTCGCCGACGAATACGTGCCGAGCGAGTTCCGCAGCCACGACGACTGGGGGCCCCAGGTCATTCCCGAAGGCTACTACTTCGTCATGGGCGATCACCGCAACAACAGCTCAGACAGCCGCCACTGGGGCCTCGTCCCGAAGCGCTACATCATCGGGAAGGTGCAGGTCCGCTGGTGGCCCCTGCCGAACGCCCGCATGTTCGAGTGA
- a CDS encoding LytTR family DNA-binding domain-containing protein yields MSMRVLVVDDEQLAREELCFLLGEAGDVEVVGQAGDGIAAVGLAEDLAPDVVLLDVQMPGLNGFEVARQVLNRKLGPQIIFVTAFDQYAIDAFAVNAVDYLLKPVDPVRLEQALDRARRRIEAGRGAAGTLTNEDVERIVQRLADRQPRRDRLAVKVGERLVLIAADEIIYASLVDDDVTIVATHLSGTSSYRTLDELQAQLDPNTFWRVHRSHLVNINKVKEIVPWFSRNYILRMKDTRSTEIPVSRSQTKRLRDYLRL; encoded by the coding sequence ATGAGCATGCGCGTGCTGGTGGTCGACGACGAGCAACTCGCCAGGGAAGAGCTGTGCTTCCTGCTGGGCGAGGCCGGAGACGTCGAGGTCGTCGGCCAGGCCGGCGACGGCATTGCCGCGGTCGGGCTGGCCGAGGATCTGGCCCCCGACGTGGTCCTGCTGGACGTGCAGATGCCGGGCCTGAACGGGTTCGAGGTGGCAAGGCAGGTCTTGAACCGGAAGCTCGGGCCGCAGATAATCTTTGTCACGGCCTTCGACCAGTACGCCATCGACGCCTTTGCGGTAAACGCGGTCGACTACCTGCTGAAGCCGGTCGACCCCGTCCGGCTCGAACAGGCGCTCGACCGGGCCCGCCGACGCATCGAGGCGGGCCGCGGGGCCGCCGGCACGCTGACGAACGAAGATGTCGAGCGGATCGTCCAACGACTTGCCGACCGGCAGCCCCGCCGCGACCGCCTGGCGGTGAAGGTCGGTGAGCGGCTCGTGCTCATCGCGGCAGACGAGATCATCTATGCGTCGCTCGTCGACGACGACGTCACCATCGTGGCCACGCACCTCAGCGGCACGTCCAGTTATCGGACGCTCGACGAGCTGCAGGCCCAGCTCGACCCGAACACGTTCTGGCGGGTCCACCGGTCGCATCTGGTCAACATCAACAAGGTGAAGGAGATAGTCCCCTGGTTCAGCAGAAACTACATCCTGAGGATGAAGGACACCCGGTCGACGGAGATTCCAGTGAGCCGTTCGCAAACCAAACGGCTGAGGGACTATCTGCGGCTGTAG
- a CDS encoding histidine kinase translates to MVQEPTPLSAEQALLITLIVQLAVAATVATMLVRFRRFRRILLTERRDWPERLVFVLAFGVPMTIGVLTRLLLGYKAADFSLAGPFLAGLIAGPYAGAIVGGMVGLPAAGAGQVLALPFAVGCGFAGGGLREVCPKDAIWHFSPFVFTGLHRYAWRILRRFQIDWQIILIAAPIALELLRQALGHRFGADRLFYLGTGTPGMTIVVVVATVLAVAIPIKIWNSARIEHKLQEQEQLLMAARIEALANQINPHFLFNTLTSISSLIRSQPETARTVILKLSALLRRLLRSQDHFVTLREELAAVDEYLDIECVRFGERLRVVKDIAPDSLDVVVPSMILQPLVENCLKHGLAAKVGEGRIVIRSARRNGHAIIEVIDNGVGLADARETGSPGGIGLRNVNERLSVIYGANYQLQLQSAPGEGTRARMEIPELALPDRALV, encoded by the coding sequence GTGGTCCAGGAACCCACTCCCCTCTCGGCGGAGCAGGCGCTGCTCATCACCCTCATCGTGCAGCTCGCCGTGGCCGCCACGGTGGCGACGATGCTCGTCAGGTTCCGCCGCTTCCGGCGCATCCTCCTCACGGAGCGGCGCGACTGGCCCGAACGGCTGGTCTTCGTGCTGGCCTTCGGCGTCCCGATGACCATCGGCGTGCTGACGCGCCTGCTGCTCGGCTACAAGGCGGCCGACTTCTCGCTCGCGGGCCCGTTTCTGGCGGGTCTCATCGCCGGGCCTTACGCCGGCGCCATCGTCGGGGGGATGGTGGGTCTGCCCGCCGCCGGGGCGGGACAGGTGCTCGCCCTCCCGTTCGCCGTCGGCTGCGGGTTCGCCGGTGGCGGCCTGCGCGAGGTCTGCCCGAAGGACGCGATCTGGCACTTCTCCCCCTTCGTCTTCACGGGCCTGCATCGCTACGCGTGGCGGATCCTGCGGCGGTTCCAGATCGACTGGCAGATCATCCTCATTGCCGCGCCGATCGCGCTCGAGCTGTTGCGCCAGGCGCTCGGCCACCGCTTCGGCGCCGACCGGCTGTTCTACCTGGGCACGGGCACGCCGGGCATGACCATCGTCGTGGTCGTCGCCACGGTGCTCGCCGTCGCCATTCCCATCAAGATCTGGAACAGCGCGCGCATCGAGCACAAGCTGCAGGAACAGGAGCAGCTGCTGATGGCGGCGCGCATCGAGGCCCTGGCCAATCAGATCAACCCCCACTTCCTGTTCAACACGCTCACCTCGATCTCCTCGCTGATCCGGTCGCAGCCCGAGACGGCCCGGACGGTCATCCTGAAGCTGTCGGCCCTGCTGCGCCGGCTGCTGCGCAGCCAGGATCACTTCGTCACCCTGCGCGAGGAACTCGCCGCGGTCGACGAGTACCTGGACATCGAGTGCGTCCGGTTCGGCGAGCGGCTGCGGGTCGTCAAGGACATCGCCCCGGACAGCCTGGACGTCGTCGTACCGAGCATGATCCTGCAGCCGCTCGTCGAGAACTGTCTGAAGCACGGCCTCGCCGCCAAGGTCGGCGAGGGCCGGATCGTCATCCGGAGCGCCCGCCGGAACGGCCACGCGATCATCGAGGTGATCGATAATGGCGTGGGCCTCGCCGATGCCCGGGAGACGGGCTCGCCGGGAGGCATCGGGTTGCGCAACGTGAACGAGCGGCTCTCGGTCATCTACGGCGCGAACTACCAGCTCCAGCTGCAGTCGGCGCCCGGGGAAGGCACGCGGGCGCGTATGGAGATCCCCGAACTCGCGCTGCCCGATCGCGCTCTCGTCTGA
- the nuoI gene encoding NADH-quinone oxidoreductase subunit NuoI — translation MIRPLLVGFATTFKHMFRRPSTVNYPDQKVPMFPKWRGKQVLMRDEAGLEKCVACGLCAVACPADAIYLEPAENDGSVMAGPRYAKVYQIHKTRCIFCGYCEDACPVSAIFMGKDYELAVYSKDDFIWDKDDMLIPLTDAQGRPVGSSTPAPSAVARG, via the coding sequence ATGATTCGCCCGTTGCTCGTCGGGTTCGCCACGACGTTCAAGCATATGTTCCGGCGGCCGAGTACCGTGAACTACCCGGACCAGAAGGTCCCGATGTTCCCCAAGTGGCGGGGCAAGCAGGTGCTGATGCGCGACGAGGCCGGCCTCGAGAAGTGCGTCGCGTGCGGGCTCTGCGCCGTCGCCTGCCCCGCCGACGCGATTTACCTCGAACCGGCCGAGAACGACGGCTCCGTCATGGCCGGGCCGCGCTACGCCAAGGTCTACCAGATCCACAAGACGCGCTGCATCTTCTGTGGGTACTGCGAGGACGCCTGCCCCGTGTCGGCCATCTTCATGGGCAAGGACTACGAGCTGGCCGTCTACAGCAAGGACGACTTCATCTGGGACAAGGACGACATGCTGATTCCGCTGACCGACGCCCAGGGGCGTCCTGTCGGCTCGTCGACGCCGGCACCGTCAGCGGTGGCCCGGGGGTAA
- a CDS encoding bifunctional homocysteine S-methyltransferase/methylenetetrahydrofolate reductase — MRRPFLEALDERVLVCDGAMGTMLYAKGVFLNRSFDELNLTQPDLVAEVHQAYVRAGADVLETNTFGANRVKLAPFGLAERLHAINAQGARIARHAARDHAYVAGAIGPLGIRVEPWGKTGLDEAEAWFREQAQALLDGGVDLFLLETFRDINEVGAAIRAVRSVCDLPVVAQVTTEEDGNSLDGAPPEAFAPRLEAFGADVLGLNCSVGPAAMLETLERLAQVTSRKLSAQPNAGRPRDVDGRNLYLCSPEYMASYARRFILNGVKLVGGCCGTTPEHIRQIRLAVRAMAPGAGRPSRPSAQVVEPQVAPAPAVARAEKSRLGYALARGEFVTIVSVRPPKGHRFDELVELARQLRLRGVDALQLAEGSRASARMSPLSAAVLVAQQAGIESLLHYTCRDRRLLGMQTDLLGAHAMGIRNVLVTTGDPARMGDYQDATAVFDVDSIGLTNVLARLNQGLDIAGQSIGSPTAFHVGVAANPSALNLDDELRRFRYKVEAGAEFVVTEPVFDAADFERFISRAGDVPLPVIVTVRPFESLREAEFLANEVPGMRVPEQYLERIREADARGQGSEEGLAIAREVVEALRPLTQGIRLYVPPGRSQASLRLLDAVHAVR; from the coding sequence ATGAGACGTCCCTTCCTCGAAGCGCTCGACGAGCGCGTGCTCGTCTGCGACGGCGCGATGGGGACGATGCTCTACGCCAAGGGCGTCTTCCTCAACCGGTCGTTCGACGAACTGAACCTGACCCAGCCCGACCTCGTGGCCGAGGTCCACCAGGCCTACGTCCGGGCGGGAGCCGACGTGCTCGAGACGAACACGTTCGGCGCCAACCGCGTGAAGCTCGCACCGTTCGGCCTCGCGGAGCGGCTGCACGCGATCAACGCCCAGGGCGCGCGCATCGCCCGGCACGCCGCCCGCGATCACGCGTACGTCGCCGGCGCCATCGGTCCGCTGGGCATCCGCGTCGAGCCCTGGGGCAAGACGGGCCTCGACGAAGCCGAGGCCTGGTTCCGCGAACAGGCGCAGGCGCTGCTCGACGGCGGCGTCGACCTGTTCCTGCTCGAGACGTTCCGCGACATCAACGAAGTCGGGGCGGCCATCCGCGCCGTGCGGAGCGTGTGCGACCTGCCGGTCGTGGCGCAGGTGACGACGGAGGAGGACGGCAACAGCCTCGATGGGGCGCCGCCAGAGGCCTTCGCGCCGCGGCTGGAGGCGTTCGGGGCCGATGTGCTCGGCCTCAACTGCAGCGTGGGACCCGCCGCGATGCTCGAGACGCTCGAGCGCCTCGCGCAGGTGACATCGAGGAAGCTGTCGGCCCAGCCGAACGCGGGGCGGCCCCGTGACGTCGACGGCCGGAACCTCTACCTCTGTTCGCCCGAGTACATGGCGTCGTACGCCCGGCGGTTCATCCTGAACGGCGTGAAGCTCGTCGGCGGCTGCTGCGGCACGACGCCCGAGCACATCCGGCAGATCCGGCTCGCCGTGCGGGCCATGGCGCCCGGCGCGGGCCGGCCGTCGCGCCCGAGCGCGCAGGTGGTCGAGCCGCAGGTGGCGCCCGCCCCCGCCGTGGCGCGCGCGGAGAAGTCGCGCCTGGGCTACGCGCTCGCCCGGGGCGAGTTCGTCACGATCGTCTCGGTGCGGCCGCCGAAGGGGCACCGCTTCGACGAGCTGGTCGAGCTGGCCCGGCAACTGCGCCTCCGAGGCGTCGACGCCCTGCAGCTCGCCGAAGGGTCGCGCGCCTCGGCGCGCATGAGCCCGCTGTCGGCTGCCGTGCTCGTCGCGCAGCAGGCCGGCATCGAGAGCCTGCTGCACTACACCTGCCGCGACCGCCGGCTGCTCGGCATGCAGACCGACCTGCTCGGCGCCCACGCGATGGGGATTCGCAACGTGCTCGTGACGACCGGCGATCCGGCGCGGATGGGCGACTACCAGGACGCCACGGCGGTCTTCGACGTCGACTCGATCGGGTTGACGAACGTGCTCGCCCGCCTCAATCAGGGCCTCGACATCGCTGGCCAGTCGATTGGCTCGCCCACGGCGTTCCACGTCGGCGTGGCGGCCAACCCGTCGGCTCTGAACCTCGACGACGAGCTGCGCCGCTTCCGCTACAAGGTCGAAGCCGGCGCCGAGTTCGTGGTGACCGAGCCGGTCTTCGACGCGGCCGATTTCGAGCGTTTCATCAGCCGTGCGGGCGACGTGCCCCTCCCGGTCATCGTCACCGTCCGGCCGTTCGAGTCGTTGCGCGAGGCGGAGTTCCTCGCCAACGAGGTGCCCGGCATGCGCGTGCCGGAACAGTACCTCGAGCGAATCCGCGAGGCCGATGCAAGGGGGCAGGGCAGTGAAGAGGGCCTCGCGATCGCCCGAGAGGTGGTCGAGGCGCTCCGCCCGCTGACGCAGGGAATTCGCCTGTACGTGCCGCCAGGTCGCAGCCAGGCGAGCTTGCGCCTGCTCGATGCCGTGCATGCCGTGCGATGA
- a CDS encoding methyltransferase domain-containing protein, whose translation MAIFERPRSREEEIIASADAATRALSVTAVENDFVERVYGKLASVYDLTFGPTLHPGRVQAIERMAVRPGDHVLEVGVGTGINADLYPSTCHVTGIDFSASMLEKARERVIKKGFRNVRLLQMDAADLKFDDDTFDIVYAPYLISVVPDPVQVASEMRRVCRPGGRIVFLNHFRSTNPILSRAERMISPLTIHIGFKADLDLQAFLAQAGLVPVSIEKVNVPKIWSLVTCVKES comes from the coding sequence ATGGCCATTTTCGAGCGCCCGCGTTCACGTGAGGAAGAGATCATCGCGTCGGCCGACGCCGCCACCCGCGCCCTGTCGGTCACGGCCGTCGAGAACGACTTCGTCGAGCGGGTGTACGGCAAGCTCGCGTCGGTGTACGACCTGACGTTCGGCCCCACACTCCACCCCGGTCGCGTGCAGGCCATCGAGCGCATGGCCGTGCGGCCCGGAGATCACGTGCTCGAGGTAGGCGTCGGCACCGGGATCAATGCCGATCTGTACCCCAGCACGTGTCACGTGACCGGCATCGACTTCTCGGCGTCGATGCTCGAGAAGGCCCGCGAGCGCGTCATCAAGAAGGGGTTCCGCAACGTGCGGCTCCTGCAGATGGACGCGGCCGACCTCAAGTTCGACGACGACACGTTCGATATCGTCTACGCGCCGTACCTGATCAGCGTCGTGCCCGATCCCGTGCAGGTCGCTTCGGAGATGCGGCGCGTCTGCCGCCCCGGCGGGCGGATCGTCTTCCTCAATCACTTCCGCAGCACCAACCCGATCCTCTCGCGCGCCGAGCGGATGATCTCGCCGTTGACCATTCACATCGGTTTCAAGGCCGACCTCGACCTGCAGGCCTTCCTGGCCCAGGCCGGGCTGGTGCCGGTGTCGATCGAGAAGGTGAACGTGCCGAAGATCTGGTCGCTCGTGACCTGCGTGAAGGAGTCCTGA
- a CDS encoding alpha/beta fold hydrolase: MWLQAPVTFGPFRLEPADERLWRGDEVVPLTPRAFAVLSMLVAHAGRLVTKDELLQALWRDVHVGDAALKVAVREVRRALNDDPREPLYIATAHRRGYRFVAPVASVPVASVPAPLPGRAPLPHGLAAMPVPEVRYATSGDVNIAYQVVGEGPIDLVFVMGWVSHLESFWTEPQFARFLLRLASFSRLILFDKRGTGLSDRVSVLPTLEQRMHDVRAVMQAVGSTRAALLGVSEGGPMSALFAATYPEKTLALVMIGTYAKRLWDPEYPWAPTLEERERFFEEIREQWGGPVGLEVRAPSLAHDPAFRTWWASYLRMGASPGAALTLTRMNAEIDVRHVLPSIRVPTLVLHRVDDRCLRVEEGRYVASRIPGARFVELPGADHLPFVGDQDAMLDEIEEFLTGFRREAALDARVLATVLTVRYAADGSSLPTEVQERLRASTLTEIEWFGGRGASLRPSGARAAFDGPARAIRCACALVTASKRMGQPVRIGLHTGECDRLDGQVEGLAVTVSDAIASAAGEHEVLASRTVKDLVAGSGLRFADRGVRDLGDPAGTWRLFAVDC; the protein is encoded by the coding sequence ATGTGGCTCCAGGCTCCCGTCACGTTCGGACCGTTCCGACTCGAACCCGCCGACGAACGTTTGTGGCGCGGCGACGAGGTGGTGCCGCTGACGCCAAGAGCCTTCGCGGTGCTCTCGATGCTCGTGGCCCACGCCGGCCGGCTCGTGACGAAGGACGAGCTGCTGCAGGCCCTCTGGCGCGACGTGCACGTCGGTGACGCGGCGCTCAAGGTCGCCGTGCGCGAGGTCAGACGCGCACTCAACGACGACCCGCGCGAGCCGCTCTACATCGCGACGGCCCATCGTCGCGGGTATCGCTTCGTCGCGCCCGTCGCCTCGGTCCCCGTCGCGAGCGTCCCCGCGCCCCTGCCGGGCCGGGCACCCTTGCCCCACGGCCTCGCAGCGATGCCGGTGCCGGAGGTCCGCTACGCGACGAGCGGCGACGTCAACATCGCGTACCAGGTCGTCGGCGAGGGCCCAATCGACCTGGTCTTCGTCATGGGCTGGGTGTCGCACCTCGAGTCGTTCTGGACCGAGCCGCAGTTTGCGCGCTTCCTCCTCCGGCTGGCGTCGTTCTCGAGGCTGATCCTGTTCGACAAGCGCGGCACGGGTTTGTCCGACCGAGTGAGCGTGCTGCCGACGCTCGAGCAGCGGATGCACGACGTGCGCGCCGTCATGCAGGCGGTCGGGTCGACGCGAGCGGCGCTGCTCGGCGTGTCGGAAGGGGGGCCGATGTCGGCGCTCTTCGCGGCGACCTACCCCGAGAAGACGCTCGCGCTGGTGATGATCGGCACCTACGCGAAGCGCCTGTGGGACCCTGAGTACCCGTGGGCGCCGACGCTCGAGGAGCGGGAGCGGTTCTTCGAAGAGATCCGGGAGCAGTGGGGCGGCCCGGTCGGCCTCGAGGTCCGAGCGCCCTCCCTCGCCCACGACCCGGCGTTCCGGACCTGGTGGGCCAGCTACCTTCGCATGGGCGCGAGCCCGGGGGCCGCGCTCACGCTCACCCGGATGAACGCGGAGATCGACGTGCGTCACGTGCTCCCGTCGATCCGCGTCCCGACGCTCGTACTCCACCGCGTCGACGACCGGTGCCTGCGGGTCGAGGAGGGCCGGTACGTGGCGTCGCGCATTCCCGGCGCGCGGTTCGTCGAGCTGCCGGGCGCCGACCATCTGCCATTTGTCGGCGATCAGGACGCGATGCTCGACGAGATCGAGGAGTTCCTGACCGGGTTCCGGCGTGAAGCGGCGCTCGACGCGCGCGTGCTCGCCACCGTCCTGACCGTGCGATATGCGGCCGACGGCTCGTCGCTGCCCACCGAGGTCCAGGAGCGCCTCCGCGCCTCGACGTTGACCGAGATCGAGTGGTTCGGCGGACGCGGCGCCAGCCTGCGCCCGTCGGGCGCGCGCGCGGCCTTCGACGGCCCGGCGCGCGCCATTCGCTGCGCGTGCGCGCTCGTCACCGCGTCGAAGCGGATGGGCCAGCCGGTGCGGATCGGCCTCCACACGGGCGAGTGCGATCGCCTCGACGGGCAGGTCGAGGGCCTCGCCGTCACCGTGAGCGACGCCATCGCTTCGGCCGCCGGGGAGCACGAAGTGCTCGCCTCGCGGACCGTCAAGGATCTCGTCGCCGGCTCGGGCCTGCGGTTTGCGGACCGCGGCGTGCGCGACCTCGGCGACCCTGCGGGGACGTGGCGGCTCTTCGCCGTCGATTGTTGA